In one window of Thunnus thynnus chromosome 23, fThuThy2.1, whole genome shotgun sequence DNA:
- the LOC137175595 gene encoding DENN domain-containing protein 2A-like isoform X2, with protein MCTVIMADAKRMTTGPDCIYSTINRLKKGCLGEKSGFHIASVENKGAERKQEGTPKLPFTPLDNLTNQWEESPMMAHRRPTFDPHSNENAPLVGNKLPRSNGGNIKDKISLWEGKEPAHSPVTSGSSGQCIKRTESLTKSNNKTTVEQRVESCRKVAHKEKQDLEKENVGKLGDSRPCSPVETGKQQRGTLKTNKPSENKRGEDCGRIAHKEKQDHEKENVEKLGDSRPCSPTATEKQQVGTLRRSNDKKTSEQPSQEKRAVFTLFKKLEALGENHGKTPPELGNYFTPPSKDKQVEVKKKESESTGQSSSGKSSATREGKQLQENVYTEPGTPPINPVPKPQRTFQHPATIHTGKSQRQRNLPPLPSISTRASSKPPLGVYGRPRGERVRDNINRKSFEFEDIPGSNSPLFSRSLSQEHHYEDILDSSKENPYEDIEVESQCSQQSLPSSPGADTTKVSRPGFFRQNSGRSFKLLDLRRTNQQIHRTGSGAGVSSPPQLSPPTTPTGPEHTPWLTGDPYSRTCRRIPTVVLRINSVFEARIGKKHLRRIYHYAETSSGRVTDENSDSESEVEERAKAHRQRLVSVQSILSQPSQTQYNGTNTRSRSLEQRQLFEYFLVVSLQKSKAGGHYLPEVTQQFPPKLERSFKFMRETEDQLRIIPQFCFPDAKDWEPVEKYPSEMFSFVLTGEDGSRRFGYCRRLLPSGKGKRLPEVYCIVSHLGCFNLFSKVLDEVERRRALSPALVQPFMRAIMEAQFPAPGRTITVKTFLPGSGTEVMELCRPSDSRLEHVDFECLFSCLSLRLLLRVFGSLLLERRVIFTADKLSTLSQCCHAVVALLYPFVWQHTYIPVLPSEMLDIVCTPTPFIVGLLSSSLPQLTELPLEEVLVVDLGSSRFLRQLDDEDSILPSKLQSALENVLERRRELANERGGDTPSDSGHLSTVVSEAFVRFFVELVGHYPLFIISEREDGYSSSSSSPVPCSFQHEGFRKAIPSKTVRRFLEVFMETQMFGWFIQERELHKQALRGLFEVRVQEYLDSIHENEHRRVNRFLKGLGSKMKFLSKK; from the exons AT GTGTACAGTGATCATGGCGGACGCTAAGAGAATGACAACCGGGCCGGACTGCATCTATTCCACCATCAACAG GTTAAAGAAAGGCTGTCTTGGTGAGAAAAGTGGTTTCCATATTGCTTCAGTGGAAAACAAAGGGGCTGAGCGCAAACAAGAGGGGACACCAAAACTCCCCTTCACCCCATTAGACAACCTGACTAACCAGTGGGAGGAATCACCCATGATGGCTCACAGAAGGCCGACCTTTGACCCTCACAGCAATGAGAATGCTCCCTTGGTGGGCAACAAGCTCCCCAGATCCAATGGAGGCAATATCAAGGACAAGATCTCCCTGTGGGAGGGAAAGGAGCCTGCTCATTCACCTGTTACCTCAGGTTCCTCGGGCCAGTGCATAAAAAGGACAGAGTCCCTGacaaaaagcaacaataaaactACTGTTGAGCAACGTGTAGAAAGTTGCAGGAAAGTAGCCCACAAGGAAAAGCAAGATCTTGAGAAAGAGAATGTGGGAAAACTTGGAGATTCAAGGCCTTGCTCACCAGTTGAAACTGGGAAACAGCAAAGAGGGACACTCAAGACTAACAAGCCAAGTGAGAATAAAAGAGGAGAGGATTGTGGCAGAATAGCccacaaagaaaagcaagatCACGAGAAGGAGAATGTAGAAAAGCTTGGCGACTCAAGACCTTGTTCGCCCACGGCGACGGAGAAGCAGCAGGTGGGGACGTTGAGGAGAAGCAATGACAAGAAAACATCCGAACAACCCAGTCAGGAGAAGAGAGCCGTGTTCactctttttaaaaagctggaGGCTTTGGGAGAGAACCATGGGAAAACCCCTCCAGAGCTCGGAAACTATTTCACCCCACCAAGCAAGGACAAACAGGTGGAGGTGAAGAAGAAAGAATCTGAATCTACTGGTCAAAGTAGCTCAGGGAAATCCTCTGCGACCAGAGAAGGGAAGCAGCTACAGGAGAATGTGTACACAGAGCCGGGGACGCCCCCCATCAACCCAGTCCCCAAACCCCAACGCACCTTCCAGCACCCAGCTACCATCCACACGGGGAAGAGTCAGAGGCAGAGGAACCTCCCGCCACTGCCCTCAATCTCCACACGAGCTTCCTCAAAACCTCCTTTAGGTGTCTACGGGAGGCCGCGGGGTGAGAGAGTCCGAGACAACATCAATAG GAAATCCTTTGAGTTTGAAGACATTCCAGGGTCAAATAGCCCACTCTTCTCTCGATCGCTGTCTCAGGAGCATCACTATGAAGACATCCTGG ACTCGTCCAAGGAGAACCCATATGAGGACATCGAGGTGGAGAGTCAGTGCTCCCAGCAGTCTTTGCCTTCCTCTCCTGGCGCTGATACTACCAAG GTCTCGAGACCCGGCTTCTTCAGGCAGAATTCAGGTAGGAGCTTCAAGCTGCTGGACCTGCGGAGAACCAACCAGCAGATCCACCGCACCGGCAGCGGTGCTGGTGTTTCATCTCCACCCCAGCTCAGCCCTCCCACCACCCCAACTGGGCCTGAACACACACCATGGCTCACTGGGGATCCCTACAGCCGCACCTGCCGTAGGATACCAacg GTTGTTCTGAGGATCAACAGCGTCTTTGAAGCTCGGATCGGGAAGAAACATCTAAGGCGGATCTATCATTATGCTGAGACAAGCTCAGGGAGAG tgACAGATGAAAACAGTGACTCTGAGAGTGAGGTGGAAGAAAGAGCAAAAG CTCATCGTCAGCGGTTGGTGTCAGTCCAGTCCATACTGAGCCAGCCGAGCCAGACTCAGTACAATGGTACCAACACCAGAAGTAGGTCCCTGGAACAGCGTCAGCTGTTTGAATATTTCCTGGTGGTGTCGCTGCAGAAGTCGAAGGCTGGCGGTCACTATCTGCCGGAGGTCACACAGCAGTTCCCCCCTAAG CTGGAGCGGAGCTTCAAGTTCATGAGGGAGACGGAAGATCAGCTGAGGATCATTCCTCAATTCTGTTTCCCTGATGCTAAAGACTGGGAGCCCGTGGAGAAATACCCAAG TGAGATGTTCTCCTTTGTTTTGACTGGAGAGGACGGGAGCAGGAGGTTCGGATACTGCCGGCGTTTACTG cccAGTGGAAAAGGCAAACGTCTGCCAGAAGTCTATTGTATTGTCAGTCACCTCGGCTGCTTCAACCTGTTCTCCAAG GTGTTGGATGAGGTGGAGAGGCGAAGGGCTCTGTCTCCTGCTCTGGTGCAGCCGTTCATGAGAGCCATCATGGAGGCCCAGTTTCCAGCTCCGGGCAGAACCATCACCGTCAAAACCTTCCTCCCCGGCTCAGGCACTGAG GTGATGGAGCTCTGTCGTCCCTCTGACTCCCGCCTGGAGCATGTGGACTTTGAGTGTCTGTTCTCCTGTCTGAGTCTGCGGCTGCTTCTCAGGGTGTTTggctctctgctgctggagcGAAGGGTTATCTTCACTGCTGACAAACTCAG TACTCTGTCCCAATGCTGCCATGCAGTAGTGGCGCTACTTTACCCGTTTGTATGGCAGCACACCTACATCCCTGTACTACCCTCAGAGATGCTCGACATTGTCTGCACCCCGACCCCGTTCATCGTTGGCCTGCTTTCCAGCTCGCTGCCCCAGCTCACTGAGCTGCCCTTGGAGGAG GTTCTGGTTGTGGATCTTGGAAGTAGTCGATTTCTTAGACAG ttggatgatgaggACTCCATCTTACCCTCTAAGCTTCAATCAGCCCTAGAGAACGTtctggagaggagaagagagctCGCtaatgaaagaggaggagatacACCCAGTG ACTCTGGCCATCTCAGCACTGTTGTGTCTGAGGCCTTCGTCCGTTTCTTCGTGGAGCTGGTTGGCCACTATCCGCTCTTCATTATCAGCGAACGGGAGGATGGCTACtcttcctcgtcctcctcccCTGTCCCCTGCTCCTTCCAGCATGAGGGTTTTCGCAAAGCAATCCCGTCTAAGACTGTGCGTCGCTTCCTGGAGGTCTTCATGGAGACCCAGATGTTTGGCTGGTTCATCCAGGAGAGAGAGCTCCACAAGCAGGCCCTGCGAG ggCTGTTTGAAGTGAGGGTGCAGGAGTATCTAGACTCCATCCATGAGAATGAACACCGGCGGGTTAACAGGTTTCTCAAAGGCCTAG GAAGCAAAATGAAATTTCTGTCAAAGAAATAA
- the LOC137175595 gene encoding DENN domain-containing protein 2A-like isoform X1, whose protein sequence is MNIWKLYNRRRCTVIMADAKRMTTGPDCIYSTINRLKKGCLGEKSGFHIASVENKGAERKQEGTPKLPFTPLDNLTNQWEESPMMAHRRPTFDPHSNENAPLVGNKLPRSNGGNIKDKISLWEGKEPAHSPVTSGSSGQCIKRTESLTKSNNKTTVEQRVESCRKVAHKEKQDLEKENVGKLGDSRPCSPVETGKQQRGTLKTNKPSENKRGEDCGRIAHKEKQDHEKENVEKLGDSRPCSPTATEKQQVGTLRRSNDKKTSEQPSQEKRAVFTLFKKLEALGENHGKTPPELGNYFTPPSKDKQVEVKKKESESTGQSSSGKSSATREGKQLQENVYTEPGTPPINPVPKPQRTFQHPATIHTGKSQRQRNLPPLPSISTRASSKPPLGVYGRPRGERVRDNINRKSFEFEDIPGSNSPLFSRSLSQEHHYEDILDSSKENPYEDIEVESQCSQQSLPSSPGADTTKVSRPGFFRQNSGRSFKLLDLRRTNQQIHRTGSGAGVSSPPQLSPPTTPTGPEHTPWLTGDPYSRTCRRIPTVVLRINSVFEARIGKKHLRRIYHYAETSSGRVTDENSDSESEVEERAKAHRQRLVSVQSILSQPSQTQYNGTNTRSRSLEQRQLFEYFLVVSLQKSKAGGHYLPEVTQQFPPKLERSFKFMRETEDQLRIIPQFCFPDAKDWEPVEKYPSEMFSFVLTGEDGSRRFGYCRRLLPSGKGKRLPEVYCIVSHLGCFNLFSKVLDEVERRRALSPALVQPFMRAIMEAQFPAPGRTITVKTFLPGSGTEVMELCRPSDSRLEHVDFECLFSCLSLRLLLRVFGSLLLERRVIFTADKLSTLSQCCHAVVALLYPFVWQHTYIPVLPSEMLDIVCTPTPFIVGLLSSSLPQLTELPLEEVLVVDLGSSRFLRQLDDEDSILPSKLQSALENVLERRRELANERGGDTPSDSGHLSTVVSEAFVRFFVELVGHYPLFIISEREDGYSSSSSSPVPCSFQHEGFRKAIPSKTVRRFLEVFMETQMFGWFIQERELHKQALRGLFEVRVQEYLDSIHENEHRRVNRFLKGLGSKMKFLSKK, encoded by the exons ATGAACATATGGAAACTGTACAACAGAAGGAG GTGTACAGTGATCATGGCGGACGCTAAGAGAATGACAACCGGGCCGGACTGCATCTATTCCACCATCAACAG GTTAAAGAAAGGCTGTCTTGGTGAGAAAAGTGGTTTCCATATTGCTTCAGTGGAAAACAAAGGGGCTGAGCGCAAACAAGAGGGGACACCAAAACTCCCCTTCACCCCATTAGACAACCTGACTAACCAGTGGGAGGAATCACCCATGATGGCTCACAGAAGGCCGACCTTTGACCCTCACAGCAATGAGAATGCTCCCTTGGTGGGCAACAAGCTCCCCAGATCCAATGGAGGCAATATCAAGGACAAGATCTCCCTGTGGGAGGGAAAGGAGCCTGCTCATTCACCTGTTACCTCAGGTTCCTCGGGCCAGTGCATAAAAAGGACAGAGTCCCTGacaaaaagcaacaataaaactACTGTTGAGCAACGTGTAGAAAGTTGCAGGAAAGTAGCCCACAAGGAAAAGCAAGATCTTGAGAAAGAGAATGTGGGAAAACTTGGAGATTCAAGGCCTTGCTCACCAGTTGAAACTGGGAAACAGCAAAGAGGGACACTCAAGACTAACAAGCCAAGTGAGAATAAAAGAGGAGAGGATTGTGGCAGAATAGCccacaaagaaaagcaagatCACGAGAAGGAGAATGTAGAAAAGCTTGGCGACTCAAGACCTTGTTCGCCCACGGCGACGGAGAAGCAGCAGGTGGGGACGTTGAGGAGAAGCAATGACAAGAAAACATCCGAACAACCCAGTCAGGAGAAGAGAGCCGTGTTCactctttttaaaaagctggaGGCTTTGGGAGAGAACCATGGGAAAACCCCTCCAGAGCTCGGAAACTATTTCACCCCACCAAGCAAGGACAAACAGGTGGAGGTGAAGAAGAAAGAATCTGAATCTACTGGTCAAAGTAGCTCAGGGAAATCCTCTGCGACCAGAGAAGGGAAGCAGCTACAGGAGAATGTGTACACAGAGCCGGGGACGCCCCCCATCAACCCAGTCCCCAAACCCCAACGCACCTTCCAGCACCCAGCTACCATCCACACGGGGAAGAGTCAGAGGCAGAGGAACCTCCCGCCACTGCCCTCAATCTCCACACGAGCTTCCTCAAAACCTCCTTTAGGTGTCTACGGGAGGCCGCGGGGTGAGAGAGTCCGAGACAACATCAATAG GAAATCCTTTGAGTTTGAAGACATTCCAGGGTCAAATAGCCCACTCTTCTCTCGATCGCTGTCTCAGGAGCATCACTATGAAGACATCCTGG ACTCGTCCAAGGAGAACCCATATGAGGACATCGAGGTGGAGAGTCAGTGCTCCCAGCAGTCTTTGCCTTCCTCTCCTGGCGCTGATACTACCAAG GTCTCGAGACCCGGCTTCTTCAGGCAGAATTCAGGTAGGAGCTTCAAGCTGCTGGACCTGCGGAGAACCAACCAGCAGATCCACCGCACCGGCAGCGGTGCTGGTGTTTCATCTCCACCCCAGCTCAGCCCTCCCACCACCCCAACTGGGCCTGAACACACACCATGGCTCACTGGGGATCCCTACAGCCGCACCTGCCGTAGGATACCAacg GTTGTTCTGAGGATCAACAGCGTCTTTGAAGCTCGGATCGGGAAGAAACATCTAAGGCGGATCTATCATTATGCTGAGACAAGCTCAGGGAGAG tgACAGATGAAAACAGTGACTCTGAGAGTGAGGTGGAAGAAAGAGCAAAAG CTCATCGTCAGCGGTTGGTGTCAGTCCAGTCCATACTGAGCCAGCCGAGCCAGACTCAGTACAATGGTACCAACACCAGAAGTAGGTCCCTGGAACAGCGTCAGCTGTTTGAATATTTCCTGGTGGTGTCGCTGCAGAAGTCGAAGGCTGGCGGTCACTATCTGCCGGAGGTCACACAGCAGTTCCCCCCTAAG CTGGAGCGGAGCTTCAAGTTCATGAGGGAGACGGAAGATCAGCTGAGGATCATTCCTCAATTCTGTTTCCCTGATGCTAAAGACTGGGAGCCCGTGGAGAAATACCCAAG TGAGATGTTCTCCTTTGTTTTGACTGGAGAGGACGGGAGCAGGAGGTTCGGATACTGCCGGCGTTTACTG cccAGTGGAAAAGGCAAACGTCTGCCAGAAGTCTATTGTATTGTCAGTCACCTCGGCTGCTTCAACCTGTTCTCCAAG GTGTTGGATGAGGTGGAGAGGCGAAGGGCTCTGTCTCCTGCTCTGGTGCAGCCGTTCATGAGAGCCATCATGGAGGCCCAGTTTCCAGCTCCGGGCAGAACCATCACCGTCAAAACCTTCCTCCCCGGCTCAGGCACTGAG GTGATGGAGCTCTGTCGTCCCTCTGACTCCCGCCTGGAGCATGTGGACTTTGAGTGTCTGTTCTCCTGTCTGAGTCTGCGGCTGCTTCTCAGGGTGTTTggctctctgctgctggagcGAAGGGTTATCTTCACTGCTGACAAACTCAG TACTCTGTCCCAATGCTGCCATGCAGTAGTGGCGCTACTTTACCCGTTTGTATGGCAGCACACCTACATCCCTGTACTACCCTCAGAGATGCTCGACATTGTCTGCACCCCGACCCCGTTCATCGTTGGCCTGCTTTCCAGCTCGCTGCCCCAGCTCACTGAGCTGCCCTTGGAGGAG GTTCTGGTTGTGGATCTTGGAAGTAGTCGATTTCTTAGACAG ttggatgatgaggACTCCATCTTACCCTCTAAGCTTCAATCAGCCCTAGAGAACGTtctggagaggagaagagagctCGCtaatgaaagaggaggagatacACCCAGTG ACTCTGGCCATCTCAGCACTGTTGTGTCTGAGGCCTTCGTCCGTTTCTTCGTGGAGCTGGTTGGCCACTATCCGCTCTTCATTATCAGCGAACGGGAGGATGGCTACtcttcctcgtcctcctcccCTGTCCCCTGCTCCTTCCAGCATGAGGGTTTTCGCAAAGCAATCCCGTCTAAGACTGTGCGTCGCTTCCTGGAGGTCTTCATGGAGACCCAGATGTTTGGCTGGTTCATCCAGGAGAGAGAGCTCCACAAGCAGGCCCTGCGAG ggCTGTTTGAAGTGAGGGTGCAGGAGTATCTAGACTCCATCCATGAGAATGAACACCGGCGGGTTAACAGGTTTCTCAAAGGCCTAG GAAGCAAAATGAAATTTCTGTCAAAGAAATAA
- the LOC137175595 gene encoding DENN domain-containing protein 2A-like isoform X3 has protein sequence MADAKRMTTGPDCIYSTINRLKKGCLGEKSGFHIASVENKGAERKQEGTPKLPFTPLDNLTNQWEESPMMAHRRPTFDPHSNENAPLVGNKLPRSNGGNIKDKISLWEGKEPAHSPVTSGSSGQCIKRTESLTKSNNKTTVEQRVESCRKVAHKEKQDLEKENVGKLGDSRPCSPVETGKQQRGTLKTNKPSENKRGEDCGRIAHKEKQDHEKENVEKLGDSRPCSPTATEKQQVGTLRRSNDKKTSEQPSQEKRAVFTLFKKLEALGENHGKTPPELGNYFTPPSKDKQVEVKKKESESTGQSSSGKSSATREGKQLQENVYTEPGTPPINPVPKPQRTFQHPATIHTGKSQRQRNLPPLPSISTRASSKPPLGVYGRPRGERVRDNINRKSFEFEDIPGSNSPLFSRSLSQEHHYEDILDSSKENPYEDIEVESQCSQQSLPSSPGADTTKVSRPGFFRQNSGRSFKLLDLRRTNQQIHRTGSGAGVSSPPQLSPPTTPTGPEHTPWLTGDPYSRTCRRIPTVVLRINSVFEARIGKKHLRRIYHYAETSSGRVTDENSDSESEVEERAKAHRQRLVSVQSILSQPSQTQYNGTNTRSRSLEQRQLFEYFLVVSLQKSKAGGHYLPEVTQQFPPKLERSFKFMRETEDQLRIIPQFCFPDAKDWEPVEKYPSEMFSFVLTGEDGSRRFGYCRRLLPSGKGKRLPEVYCIVSHLGCFNLFSKVLDEVERRRALSPALVQPFMRAIMEAQFPAPGRTITVKTFLPGSGTEVMELCRPSDSRLEHVDFECLFSCLSLRLLLRVFGSLLLERRVIFTADKLSTLSQCCHAVVALLYPFVWQHTYIPVLPSEMLDIVCTPTPFIVGLLSSSLPQLTELPLEEVLVVDLGSSRFLRQLDDEDSILPSKLQSALENVLERRRELANERGGDTPSDSGHLSTVVSEAFVRFFVELVGHYPLFIISEREDGYSSSSSSPVPCSFQHEGFRKAIPSKTVRRFLEVFMETQMFGWFIQERELHKQALRGLFEVRVQEYLDSIHENEHRRVNRFLKGLGSKMKFLSKK, from the exons ATGGCGGACGCTAAGAGAATGACAACCGGGCCGGACTGCATCTATTCCACCATCAACAG GTTAAAGAAAGGCTGTCTTGGTGAGAAAAGTGGTTTCCATATTGCTTCAGTGGAAAACAAAGGGGCTGAGCGCAAACAAGAGGGGACACCAAAACTCCCCTTCACCCCATTAGACAACCTGACTAACCAGTGGGAGGAATCACCCATGATGGCTCACAGAAGGCCGACCTTTGACCCTCACAGCAATGAGAATGCTCCCTTGGTGGGCAACAAGCTCCCCAGATCCAATGGAGGCAATATCAAGGACAAGATCTCCCTGTGGGAGGGAAAGGAGCCTGCTCATTCACCTGTTACCTCAGGTTCCTCGGGCCAGTGCATAAAAAGGACAGAGTCCCTGacaaaaagcaacaataaaactACTGTTGAGCAACGTGTAGAAAGTTGCAGGAAAGTAGCCCACAAGGAAAAGCAAGATCTTGAGAAAGAGAATGTGGGAAAACTTGGAGATTCAAGGCCTTGCTCACCAGTTGAAACTGGGAAACAGCAAAGAGGGACACTCAAGACTAACAAGCCAAGTGAGAATAAAAGAGGAGAGGATTGTGGCAGAATAGCccacaaagaaaagcaagatCACGAGAAGGAGAATGTAGAAAAGCTTGGCGACTCAAGACCTTGTTCGCCCACGGCGACGGAGAAGCAGCAGGTGGGGACGTTGAGGAGAAGCAATGACAAGAAAACATCCGAACAACCCAGTCAGGAGAAGAGAGCCGTGTTCactctttttaaaaagctggaGGCTTTGGGAGAGAACCATGGGAAAACCCCTCCAGAGCTCGGAAACTATTTCACCCCACCAAGCAAGGACAAACAGGTGGAGGTGAAGAAGAAAGAATCTGAATCTACTGGTCAAAGTAGCTCAGGGAAATCCTCTGCGACCAGAGAAGGGAAGCAGCTACAGGAGAATGTGTACACAGAGCCGGGGACGCCCCCCATCAACCCAGTCCCCAAACCCCAACGCACCTTCCAGCACCCAGCTACCATCCACACGGGGAAGAGTCAGAGGCAGAGGAACCTCCCGCCACTGCCCTCAATCTCCACACGAGCTTCCTCAAAACCTCCTTTAGGTGTCTACGGGAGGCCGCGGGGTGAGAGAGTCCGAGACAACATCAATAG GAAATCCTTTGAGTTTGAAGACATTCCAGGGTCAAATAGCCCACTCTTCTCTCGATCGCTGTCTCAGGAGCATCACTATGAAGACATCCTGG ACTCGTCCAAGGAGAACCCATATGAGGACATCGAGGTGGAGAGTCAGTGCTCCCAGCAGTCTTTGCCTTCCTCTCCTGGCGCTGATACTACCAAG GTCTCGAGACCCGGCTTCTTCAGGCAGAATTCAGGTAGGAGCTTCAAGCTGCTGGACCTGCGGAGAACCAACCAGCAGATCCACCGCACCGGCAGCGGTGCTGGTGTTTCATCTCCACCCCAGCTCAGCCCTCCCACCACCCCAACTGGGCCTGAACACACACCATGGCTCACTGGGGATCCCTACAGCCGCACCTGCCGTAGGATACCAacg GTTGTTCTGAGGATCAACAGCGTCTTTGAAGCTCGGATCGGGAAGAAACATCTAAGGCGGATCTATCATTATGCTGAGACAAGCTCAGGGAGAG tgACAGATGAAAACAGTGACTCTGAGAGTGAGGTGGAAGAAAGAGCAAAAG CTCATCGTCAGCGGTTGGTGTCAGTCCAGTCCATACTGAGCCAGCCGAGCCAGACTCAGTACAATGGTACCAACACCAGAAGTAGGTCCCTGGAACAGCGTCAGCTGTTTGAATATTTCCTGGTGGTGTCGCTGCAGAAGTCGAAGGCTGGCGGTCACTATCTGCCGGAGGTCACACAGCAGTTCCCCCCTAAG CTGGAGCGGAGCTTCAAGTTCATGAGGGAGACGGAAGATCAGCTGAGGATCATTCCTCAATTCTGTTTCCCTGATGCTAAAGACTGGGAGCCCGTGGAGAAATACCCAAG TGAGATGTTCTCCTTTGTTTTGACTGGAGAGGACGGGAGCAGGAGGTTCGGATACTGCCGGCGTTTACTG cccAGTGGAAAAGGCAAACGTCTGCCAGAAGTCTATTGTATTGTCAGTCACCTCGGCTGCTTCAACCTGTTCTCCAAG GTGTTGGATGAGGTGGAGAGGCGAAGGGCTCTGTCTCCTGCTCTGGTGCAGCCGTTCATGAGAGCCATCATGGAGGCCCAGTTTCCAGCTCCGGGCAGAACCATCACCGTCAAAACCTTCCTCCCCGGCTCAGGCACTGAG GTGATGGAGCTCTGTCGTCCCTCTGACTCCCGCCTGGAGCATGTGGACTTTGAGTGTCTGTTCTCCTGTCTGAGTCTGCGGCTGCTTCTCAGGGTGTTTggctctctgctgctggagcGAAGGGTTATCTTCACTGCTGACAAACTCAG TACTCTGTCCCAATGCTGCCATGCAGTAGTGGCGCTACTTTACCCGTTTGTATGGCAGCACACCTACATCCCTGTACTACCCTCAGAGATGCTCGACATTGTCTGCACCCCGACCCCGTTCATCGTTGGCCTGCTTTCCAGCTCGCTGCCCCAGCTCACTGAGCTGCCCTTGGAGGAG GTTCTGGTTGTGGATCTTGGAAGTAGTCGATTTCTTAGACAG ttggatgatgaggACTCCATCTTACCCTCTAAGCTTCAATCAGCCCTAGAGAACGTtctggagaggagaagagagctCGCtaatgaaagaggaggagatacACCCAGTG ACTCTGGCCATCTCAGCACTGTTGTGTCTGAGGCCTTCGTCCGTTTCTTCGTGGAGCTGGTTGGCCACTATCCGCTCTTCATTATCAGCGAACGGGAGGATGGCTACtcttcctcgtcctcctcccCTGTCCCCTGCTCCTTCCAGCATGAGGGTTTTCGCAAAGCAATCCCGTCTAAGACTGTGCGTCGCTTCCTGGAGGTCTTCATGGAGACCCAGATGTTTGGCTGGTTCATCCAGGAGAGAGAGCTCCACAAGCAGGCCCTGCGAG ggCTGTTTGAAGTGAGGGTGCAGGAGTATCTAGACTCCATCCATGAGAATGAACACCGGCGGGTTAACAGGTTTCTCAAAGGCCTAG GAAGCAAAATGAAATTTCTGTCAAAGAAATAA